The Oncorhynchus nerka isolate Pitt River linkage group LG5, Oner_Uvic_2.0, whole genome shotgun sequence nucleotide sequence GAAATATGACTGTTTACAAATAACCTGCGGTTCAACAAAAACAATTTATCACAAAATTGTATTTCTGTCCGCCCGCAGCATGAAATATTCCGAATGTGCTGCAATGATCTCTGTCGGGACCCGCATTCACTCTACTATGAGGCAACTGTTTTAGCGGATCAGTATGTCTGTGCAACCAATTAGTCATAGCGGTTAAGAAAAAATCCGAGTTGACATGACCACCGTCATCTATATCAATATCTATTTCTTGTTACGATGGATGTAGCTATGAATATAAACATAAAATCCTCATAGCCTACATGTTTCATTTCTTCGGTAAAGCACATAGATGTGTATGAAACGAGCAAGCAAAAACGTTGAAACTGGTCGtgtgccttttgaattttgtgTAACATCAATCAGTAGTCTAGTCAAGGAAGCATCATGCAGATTATATTGGTACACTCCAAAGACCAATACCATCGCCAAATACCTTGAGTtggtaccacccagcacatctagaaggAAGTGTAGGTATTTCATACCGAACCCCTCCTTTGAGATGATGTCGAGGCTCTCTCTACATCACGATTTCAATGGTAGAGTTGAACCGCTAGGGACAAAAAGAGGTCGATTTAGTTAGTACTATAAAACCAACATATAATCACTTTTGCAACGAACTGTCAAAATGAAAACTAGAATTGACGTGTTTCACTGTAACTAAGCCTAAAACATATGTTTTTCGAATATGTTTCTTCTTCGTGAAAGTTACTATTTAAAGGTGGCTTCAATGCTGTGAAAAACACTTGTACTGCACTAGAGTACAACCATTTATATTCCCAAAATGTagcatgtatttctttataataggaCTCTTATTTTTTTAGAAAAAATCATCCGGGATCGTGCTGCCAACATAATATCCCGCTGCCAAGAGAACGGTAATGGAAACTGCATAGTACAACAGACATACATACACGAGAGAATGTTCCTACCTGTCCTccgatatttttttttacagaactgCAAGATAATTAATTGAAATATAAACTTTTTTTAAAGGGTGGgcatatcagtataaactatgtTAAACTGATGAATTAATGTTTGCACAACTCAAAAATGCCATTCATCCTAATAGGTTCTCTCCCCTATTTTCCTTCATTGGAACCTTCTGGGTTGGCTGGAGCGGCTGGACCAGTAAAATACCATAAAATACTTGTCATTTTTCTAAAATTCGTGGCATTTTCATGAAGGCCAGTAGCCATTCCACCGAATGCTCAACTTTATACCAGGAGGATTATGACATATGAAGGGGAAAACAGATAAAAAAACTGTGAAAATATTTTTTGCATCAGTGATAATATCATGGCTGTTTTATATAAGTGAAAATTGTTATATGCACACAGAAAAACATTTAATATATTGTTTGTGGTAGAGTTGGATGCAAATCTACTATTGTAGTGCCCTGGTCATTGTCATGAAATTGTTATATTACCAGTCTTGTTGAAACGTTTTTGAAAATGTCTGACTGTAGCCAAACCATTTTGATTGATAGCCTTCGCCTGTTGTGATTGAGTTTATAGCTTTATGATCATAGACCTAAACTATAATATAGCTTCTGATCCCAATTGATGCTACTTCTTCAGAACAAGCGTAATATAAATATTGGTCACACGTATgtatgtttgtctgtttctgttttcATTTGGGAGGTAACTGTTACACAAAAGCCATATTATCATCTcaagcagagagaagagacatcCCATTAATTCCATGTTTACAGCTCCTGTGCGATTGGCTCCCCCGGTGCGCACGTACACCAATGGGATGACGAGAGGCGCAGTTTAAAAAGGAAGCCGCGAAGACATTTCCGCTTATCCAAAACAAAACAAACGGGCAAGCCCAAAGATACCGGACAAGAGAACGGTAAGCTGCACTCATATGACCCCTAGCTACCAAACGGTGAGTAATTGACAGTAAGTTTGCACATTTATTAGCAATGTAAATATCTTGCTCTCGCTTTTGAATGACAAAAGCCATCCCCGCTAGCTAGCAGCGGGATATCTGTAACGTTATACAGGCCTCCCTGGAGTAAAAAGGCTGCTAACTAGTCATGCCTTCCACCAACCAAACCAAAGATGATCTGATCGAACTTGGACGCTGTCCTCAATAACGTTACTCTCGGGTTGTCATAAACCTCAAGCGTATTTGGACTCCCTGATAGTTGATAATGACTATCCTAGGTAGCAAATTGTCTGGAATGtctgtttagctagctaacaggatTTTACTAATTACCACTTGCCCAAACAGGAAATGGCTTCAATCTTCACTGAGAGAAATGCAACCCTCCATACACCTGCCCTGAAGATGCGCCAGCGGTTGCAATCTGTTCCAGGTACTCTGCCCTTCTTACAATTGTCAATTATTTACCTTCGTTTATGTCTGTTTCATAATCAAGGCTACATTGGGTGTTTAAACCACCATGAGAACACATGCACTTCTGTTACCATCTGAGACAAATGTAAACGATTGTCCCTGATTGTTATTAAGTGTATACTTTGCTCAACCTATTTACCACTTAAAATATATGCTTACAGAGAACCTCTTGAAGACTCCTGTAACTGGAAAAAAGTTTCATGCTCCTTTACAGTCTGGTCGTAAGGCTTTGGGGGCAGTGAACAAGATCCCATCAATGCCAGCTGTAAATGGACAAGAGAAGAACAAACTCCTTGAGACACAGGTCATAAGCTCACAATTTGACAAATTATTTTTGCTAGGTGATGTGTGCCTAGATCTGTATAGTAATCATGATTTTTCTCTTTTCAGGAAACAAAAGTTAAAACCTTCCCTCAGACCAAAGTAGAAGAATACCCAGATATTGAGAGGTTTATCCCCTATGACCCACTTGGTAAGTTAACTCTGGTGTTTTACCCTTTTATATCCTGCCACCTTTCTGATGACCACCCACTAACTTTTTTAACTTTGTGGTTCTAGAGTTTGAGAACTATGTCATCccagaggatgtggtttgccTGAGTCATCTTGTGCTTCCTGGACTGGTACGTCTCCCAGAAATGCCATCTCTGCCTGAAGAGGACTTTGAAGTGCTTGAGACATACACATGTATTTCTCCGTTGAAGAACCTACCACGCTCAGGTTCGTTTCAGGATTTGGGGTTCAATTAAACTGGAATTGTCAGTTTGTCATTTCAGTTTCTTTCTTTTATTTTCCTCAGACAATTGTGCTATGGAATTGGATGCATTCCTTCAAACTATCAACAAGCTGACCATTGACCTGCCCCCAGAGATGGATGAATACTGAGTCTATTGCTTTGTTCAGTTTTTCACCTACTGTTTCTTTTTTATCAATAAAGTTTGTTTATGAAATCCTGACTAGTTTTACTGATTTTTAATTTCATATGTGTTGCATTGGCTGATGCAAATCTGACACTTATTTTGGGATTATTGCAAGGTGTATCATTTAGGATGTGTGAGCAGTACTTTCGGGAATTCTTTACCTGGTCCAAGACTTGTCTGTGCTGCGGTTTTGCTAACTATGGTCACTGACGCCCCAATAACCATGAGTTGGCAAGACTGTGAACAGAACTGGGGCCAAGCTAAGGTATTTCATGTAGACTACACTATTAACACAAGTTTATGTTAGGTGTGGACTATACCAAGTACATGATCTAGCATAATCTATGCAAAGCGTTGTACAagctcttcagtttcttggcaatttatcgCATGGAATAGTCTTAATGTCTCAGAACTAGAATCAACTGACGGGTTTCAGAATGGtcttttctggccattttgagcctgtaatcaaactcaCAAATGACCTCCAGACACCAACTAGTCGAaaggccagtttaattgcttTAATTAGCACAAGGTTTCAGCTGTGCcaacaattgcaaaagggttttctaattagCATTTAAAAATAAACTTgggttagctaacacaacatgccattggcacacagtagtgatggttgctgataatgggcctatgtacaaTGATCTAGATTTTCCATTCAAaagcagctgtttccagctacaatagtaatttccTACACTCTACTGATCAGGGATTGTAATAAACAAATGTTCTTATTCAAAAATGTAAGTGACCCcacacttttgaatggtagtgtatattgtGCATATACATGGTACTTTATATAAAGCAGTCATAATACATTTccaaacaaaatatatttaatcataACCCTCAGCCCAtcacacctatcaccatagaccatcTTTAGGTTTCCATGTGCCATGTATTTTTCAATTGTGCTGTGATTTACAATTTTTGAACCTTACAATTGTATTGTATCCCCAGATTGTGTGCTAAAGAGAAACCTTTACGAGTATATTGATTGACCgactatggctttccaaatcaCCCAACGCTTCTATTTGTATTGTTAACCCATTTAAACCAGAATTTTCCCCAGAAATAAATCTCCAAATCAAGTGTCATTAGTAACCCTTTGAAGTAATCAATTTTATTAAATTTGAATGAAATTATTTTATGGTCGGTCACAATTGTCACATATACTAAATTAACATATTTCTCCTATGCAGTTATCAAAGATCTTATAAATCCCAACCcagttattaacacatttaaTACTCTGTCACTGGCAGTCCCCAGCATTGCCTCTAGAATGCTCCGTCACATTCAAGTGTGACTATTTTACACATCAAAAACCCTTATACAACACGATATGAATACTGAGAGCAAAGACAAAAAAACGCATTTCAACATTGTTACTTTAGTGCAACATATATTGAAACATTAATATTAATATTGTAACTTTATATTGTAACTTTATTGTAACATTTGAATTTGTACATTAGTGCAATATTCATTGTCATTGTGACATTTTAGTGCAACATTCACTAACAACTGTATAGCAGTCTTGTGATTTATTCCCACTGAACATAAAGGTAACATTTAGGATAGAGTAGAATATGTAGAATATGCATTCAAGTAGAggcctacactgaacaaaatacaatatatatatttaaaaagtgCCACTGCACAATAAgtgcttttatatatatatatatatatatatgtagaggTAGGCTTCAGAACCAAGTGCAAGATTAGTTTGTGCATCACTGTTTTGAACTATGATCAGTCAGTCCTGGTATATCTACTGTCATACAGTATGTCTTGAATCAATTGACCTTTTCCAAAAACATTTCAGTCATTTTGATTGTCTTGATCGTCAACTTTTATTTTCTTCCTAGTCTGTTGttctgcttctcctcaccctttatcaacttttctatttttcttttattGTCTTTTTCAGCCCTTTTTTCATTCGTTCTCATCTCCTTTTCTACTATCCATGGTATATCTTGAAGCCCTCAATAGGCAGTGGCGCTTTGCATTTCTCACATGCATAGGTAGTACGTTTGTCACAATGACGGCTTCTCCTGAACCGGTGCATCGTGTTGATTGGCCAGAAGCTTTGTTATATCTTGCCTGATCTTCAACAGTAGCGGCCAGTAAAGATCTCCTTCCATGGCTCAGTGGTTTCGTGCCAAACTTTTGCATTTTTGGGCTGAATACTATGTGTTTTGGAATCACATCGGTGGCAGGCCTCTTTGATCGTTTGAACACTCAATCTTTATTTTTGACCACCCGCAACTTTTCTCTTGGCTCTTCTGGCTGACCCCTATGGCTTGTAGAGGCCCTTGGCTCTTCTGACTGTACCCTCTGGCTGGTAGAAGTCCATTATCAACAAAGGAGGGGGTGGGTCATAATCACTGATAATGTTGTTCCTGTCATGATTAGTTTGTATAGGTTCAGCATATGCATTCAACAGCCTGGCTGGCAAATGGCCTGTCCATAGTCCATATCTGACCCATCGCTATCACAACCACTCAGGACAGCATCTTTCTCATTTTGAGGGATAACTGCAATGTTGCATGCCTTGTCTGGGCGGTCACCTAGATTAAACATATCCAGAACATGACTCAAAGTGAAACTAAAAGAAAGAACAGAGTAGAAAGTTAGGTAAAACAATAACAtggtatgtgtataactatgtgtATACCAAGATGCACTGTGTTATCCCCCCCGGTCACTACTGTTGCCGTCAACATGTTTACACATTCTATGACCACACTGAACAAAGTTGAGTAATTGCAAATGCAATATATCAATACTAGACACCTTAAAGATGATGTGTACCAAAAATCTTTGTCCTATCTTTATGTTAACATACTTTACTAACCTGTTGTTTGGGAGCTTTGATGCAGCCATCCTCTTCTCATGGTGCAACCAGGAAGTAAATAGCTCTGGTCATGTGACAATTTACAATAAACATGTGACACTGCACATCATTCATTGAGACCCTTTATTATTTCAATATTTGCTGTAAATGCATTGATAGATCATTCAGTAAAAGTTTTAGAGCCATATAATAGAAAATGTTTTTTCCGGTCATGGGATTAATTAGGTTAATTTCAAGTATGTTGTGAATATTTTCTTTTTTAAACCATTCCTGAACatgtgaccagaaacaagctacataggggcaataccagaataaatTATCTATTGTCTCTTTGCAGCAAAATCTACAGAGATGAGATTGTTGTATGCCCCATATATACAgtagaagtcggaagtttacatacacctcagccaaatacatttaaactcagtttttcacaattcctgacatttactcctagtaaaattccctgttttaggtcagttaggatcaccactttatttaaagaatgtgaaatgtcagaataacataattatttcagcttttatttatttcatcacattcccagtggttcagatgtttacatacacatatTTGGTaggattgcctttaaattgtttaacttgagtcaaacattttgggtagctttccacaagcttcccacaataaattgggtgaattttggcccattcctccttgacagagctgctgtaactgagtcaggtttgtaggcctccttgcccgcacacactttctcagttctgcccacaaatgttatatgggattgaggtcagggctttgtgatggccactccaatacctggactttgttgtctttaagccattttgccacatgccatctattttgtgaagtgcacctgcagcaaagcacccccacaacatgatgctgccatccccgtgcttcatggttgggatggtgttctttggcttgcaagcgtccccctatttcctccaaacataacaatggtcattatggccgaacagttctatttttgtttcgtcagaccagaggacatttctccaaaaagtaccatctttgtccccatgtacagttgcaaactgtagtctggcttttttatggccattttggagcagtggcttctttcttgctgggtggcctttcaggttatatcgatataggacttggTTTACtttagatatagatacttttgtacctgtttcctccagcatcttcacaaggtcctttgctgttattctgggattgatttgcacttttcgcaccaaaatacgttcatctctaggagacagaacgcatctccttcctgagcggtaatgATGGCtgtttggtcccatggtgtttatacgtgcgtactattgtttgcacaTATGAACCTGGTACCTttgggcatttggaaattgctcccaaggatggaccagacttgtggaggtcaacaacaattttcctgaggtcttggctgatttcttttgatttccccatgatgtcaagcaaagaggcactgcgtttgaaggtaggccttgaaatacatccacaggtacacctccaattgactcaaattatgtaaattagcctatcagaaacttctaaagccatgacatcttttcgggaattttccaaaATGTTTAATTGAAAACTTGCTGCCCCCCAAATAACTTTTCTCCCTCATCACATCAATTGTGTTGGAAATATGCAGATTTCCAAGTTGTTACATGGTAGGGTAGACCAGTTGATACCGGTTCTAACCAGAAAATATTTTCTGTGTTTTTCTGGTTAACCAAGGAGAGTCAAATCTTAACCCATCACAGAGTATTCAGTACAAGGTTCTATGTTGTAAAGGTTATCCCTCAGGACTCTGATTCATGCAATCCGAGTTCAAATCTTGGTAGGACCTATCATGTGAATTACTCTCCCTCGTGGAACTTGAATATAGCTGTCCAAAGATTGTTGTCAGTTGGAAGTATTTACAACACGTGAAGGAATGACAGTCGACATTTGCAAATTAAAACGCAGGAATATTTTTCTGTACAATTCCCAAGTTAATTTAGAATGCGGTTCTATgatgtaatggttagcactctggactttgaatccagtgatccGAGTTCAAGTCTCGGTAGAACCTTCCTAGATTTTGTGCTGAATTATTCACATGGCCTACCAATCATCTCATCTCCAGCTATTCATCCCGTGAACAAATGACAGTAAAATCTGAACACTTCAGTAATTACTCGGTATAGAGTTCTATgttgtaatggttagcactcaggactctgaatcctgcgatccgagttcaaatGTCGATAGGACCTACCTTCATTATGCAGTGACATACTCCTCTCCTGTCAactttgaaggcacagtcaacttagtgtatgtacacttctgacccactggaattgtgatacagtgaattctaagtgaaatagtctgactaaacaattgttggaaaaattacttgtgttatgcacaaagtagatatcctaaccgacttgccaaaactatagtttgttaacaagaaatttgtggagtggttgaaaagct carries:
- the pttg1 gene encoding securin isoform X1, coding for MTPSYQTEMASIFTERNATLHTPALKMRQRLQSVPENLLKTPVTGKKFHAPLQSGRKALGAVNKIPSMPAVNGQEKNKLLETQETKVKTFPQTKVEEYPDIERFIPYDPLEFENYVIPEDVVCLSHLVLPGLVRLPEMPSLPEEDFEVLETYTCISPLKNLPRSDNCAMELDAFLQTINKLTIDLPPEMDEY
- the pttg1 gene encoding securin isoform X2; protein product: MASIFTERNATLHTPALKMRQRLQSVPENLLKTPVTGKKFHAPLQSGRKALGAVNKIPSMPAVNGQEKNKLLETQETKVKTFPQTKVEEYPDIERFIPYDPLEFENYVIPEDVVCLSHLVLPGLVRLPEMPSLPEEDFEVLETYTCISPLKNLPRSDNCAMELDAFLQTINKLTIDLPPEMDEY